One stretch of Indicator indicator isolate 239-I01 chromosome 36, UM_Iind_1.1, whole genome shotgun sequence DNA includes these proteins:
- the FAM32A gene encoding protein FAM32A, whose amino-acid sequence MADYEAVQRGPLRLKGSGGAMGAGKRKKKKAKDKAQILEQIVSSKKQEEEKKRGLDKRTPAQVAYEKMQEKRQMERILKKASKTHKQRVEDFNRHLDTLTEHYDIPKVSWTK is encoded by the exons ATGGCGGATTACGAGGCCGTGCAGCGCGGACCGCTGCGGCTGAAGGGCAGCGGCGGGGCCATGGGGGCCGGCAAGCG gaagaagaaaaaggcgAAGGACAAGGCTCAGATCCTGGAGCAGATCGTGAGCAgcaagaagcaggaggaggagaagaagcgCGGCCTGGACAAGCGGACCCCGGCGCAAGTGGCCTACGAGAAGATGCAGGAGAAGCGG CAAATGGAAAGGATCCTGAAGAAAGCCTCTAAAACCCACAAGCAGAGAGTGGAG GACTTCAACAGGCACTTGGATACTCTGACTGAGCATTATGACATTCCTAAAGTCAGCTGGACCAAGTGA
- the AP1M1 gene encoding AP-1 complex subunit mu-1 isoform X2, with amino-acid sequence MSASAVYVLDLKGKVLICRNYRGDVDMSEVEHFMPILMEKEEEGTLSPILAHGGVRFMWIKHNNLYLVATSKKNACVSLVFSFLYKVVQVFSEYFKELEEESIRDNFVIIYELLDELMDFGYPQTTDSKILQEYITQEGHKLETGAPRPPATVTNAVSWRSEGIKYRKNEVFLDVIESVNLLVSANGNVLRSEIVGSIKMRVFLSGMPELRLGLNDKVLFDNTGREYLRSGKSKSVELEDVKFHQCVRLSRFENDRTISFIPPDGEFELMSYRLNTHVKPLIWIESVIEKHSHSRIEYMIKAKSQFKRRSTANNVEIHIPVPNDADSPKFKTTVGSVKWVPENSEIVWSIKSFPGGKEYLMRAHFGLPSVEAEDKEGKPPISVKFEIPYFTTSGIQVRYLKIIEKSGYQALPWVRYITQNGDYQLRTQ; translated from the exons ATGTCGGCCAGCGCTGTCTACGTGCTGGACCTGAAGGGGAAG GTCCTCATATGTCGGAATTACCGCGGAGATGTGGACATGTCAGAGGTGGAGCATTTTATGCCAATCCTtatggaaaaggaagaggaggggacaCTGTCTCCTATCCTAGCACACGGAGGAGTTCGTTTCATGTGGATCAAACATAACAACCTCTATC TTGTTGCAACTTCTAAGAAAAATGCTTGTGTGTCACtggtgttttcatttttatacaAAGTAGTTCAG gttttttctgaatatttcaAGGAGTTggaagaagaaagcattagggataattttgttattatttatgAGTTGTTAGATGAGCTGATGGATTTTGGCTATCCACAGACCACTGATAGTAAAATTTTACAAGA ATACATCACTCAGGAAGGTCACAAACTTGAAACTGGAGCTCCACGTCCACCTGCCACTGTTACAAATGCTGTGTCCTGGAGATCAGAAGGGATCAAATACAGGAAGAATGAAGTGTTCCTGGATGTTATAGAGTCTGTTAACCTTTTG GTCAGTGCCAACGGGAACGTGCTGCGCAGCGAGATCGTAGGCTCCATCAAGATGAGAGTTTTCCTCTCGGGAATGCCGGAGCTGCGCCTGGGCTTGAATGACAAAGTCCTCTTTGACAACACAGGCCGTGAGTATCTCAGGA GTGGCAAAAGCAAATCAGTAGAGCTGGAAGATGTCAAGTTCCACCAGTGTGTCCGTCTGTCTCGCTTCGAAAACGACAGAACCATTTCTTTCATCCCTCCTGATGGAGAGTTTGAGCTCATGTCCTATCGGCTCAATACCCAC gtcAAACCACTGATCTGGATTGAGTCTGTGATTGAAAAACATTCCCACAGCCGCATCGAGTACATGATCAAG GCCAAGAGCCAGTTCAAGCGTCGCTCGACGGCCAACAACGTGGAGATTCACATCCCAGTGCCGAACGATGCCGACTCGCCCAAGTTCAAAACCACTGTGGGAAGTGTCAAGTGGGTTCCAGAGAACAGTGAAATTGTCTGGTCCATTAAATCTTTCCCA GGTGGGAAAGAATACCTGATGAGAGCTCACTTTGGACTGCCAAGTGTGGAAGCTGAAGATAAGGAAGGAAAACCTCCCATTAGTGTGAAGTTTGAGATTCCATATTTCACCACTTCAGGAATCCAG GTTCGCTACTTAAAGATCATTGAGAAGAGCGGCTACCAGGCCCTGCCCTGGGTCCGGTACATCACCCAGAACGGAG ACTACCAGCTTCGAACACAGTAA
- the AP1M1 gene encoding AP-1 complex subunit mu-1 isoform X1, producing MSASAVYVLDLKGKVLICRNYRGDVDMSEVEHFMPILMEKEEEGTLSPILAHGGVRFMWIKHNNLYLVATSKKNACVSLVFSFLYKVVQVFSEYFKELEEESIRDNFVIIYELLDELMDFGYPQTTDSKILQEYITQEGHKLETGAPRPPATVTNAVSWRSEGIKYRKNEVFLDVIESVNLLVSANGNVLRSEIVGSIKMRVFLSGMPELRLGLNDKVLFDNTGRGKSKSVELEDVKFHQCVRLSRFENDRTISFIPPDGEFELMSYRLNTHVKPLIWIESVIEKHSHSRIEYMIKAKSQFKRRSTANNVEIHIPVPNDADSPKFKTTVGSVKWVPENSEIVWSIKSFPGGKEYLMRAHFGLPSVEAEDKEGKPPISVKFEIPYFTTSGIQVRYLKIIEKSGYQALPWVRYITQNGDYQLRTQ from the exons ATGTCGGCCAGCGCTGTCTACGTGCTGGACCTGAAGGGGAAG GTCCTCATATGTCGGAATTACCGCGGAGATGTGGACATGTCAGAGGTGGAGCATTTTATGCCAATCCTtatggaaaaggaagaggaggggacaCTGTCTCCTATCCTAGCACACGGAGGAGTTCGTTTCATGTGGATCAAACATAACAACCTCTATC TTGTTGCAACTTCTAAGAAAAATGCTTGTGTGTCACtggtgttttcatttttatacaAAGTAGTTCAG gttttttctgaatatttcaAGGAGTTggaagaagaaagcattagggataattttgttattatttatgAGTTGTTAGATGAGCTGATGGATTTTGGCTATCCACAGACCACTGATAGTAAAATTTTACAAGA ATACATCACTCAGGAAGGTCACAAACTTGAAACTGGAGCTCCACGTCCACCTGCCACTGTTACAAATGCTGTGTCCTGGAGATCAGAAGGGATCAAATACAGGAAGAATGAAGTGTTCCTGGATGTTATAGAGTCTGTTAACCTTTTG GTCAGTGCCAACGGGAACGTGCTGCGCAGCGAGATCGTAGGCTCCATCAAGATGAGAGTTTTCCTCTCGGGAATGCCGGAGCTGCGCCTGGGCTTGAATGACAAAGTCCTCTTTGACAACACAGGCC GTGGCAAAAGCAAATCAGTAGAGCTGGAAGATGTCAAGTTCCACCAGTGTGTCCGTCTGTCTCGCTTCGAAAACGACAGAACCATTTCTTTCATCCCTCCTGATGGAGAGTTTGAGCTCATGTCCTATCGGCTCAATACCCAC gtcAAACCACTGATCTGGATTGAGTCTGTGATTGAAAAACATTCCCACAGCCGCATCGAGTACATGATCAAG GCCAAGAGCCAGTTCAAGCGTCGCTCGACGGCCAACAACGTGGAGATTCACATCCCAGTGCCGAACGATGCCGACTCGCCCAAGTTCAAAACCACTGTGGGAAGTGTCAAGTGGGTTCCAGAGAACAGTGAAATTGTCTGGTCCATTAAATCTTTCCCA GGTGGGAAAGAATACCTGATGAGAGCTCACTTTGGACTGCCAAGTGTGGAAGCTGAAGATAAGGAAGGAAAACCTCCCATTAGTGTGAAGTTTGAGATTCCATATTTCACCACTTCAGGAATCCAG GTTCGCTACTTAAAGATCATTGAGAAGAGCGGCTACCAGGCCCTGCCCTGGGTCCGGTACATCACCCAGAACGGAG ACTACCAGCTTCGAACACAGTAA
- the CIB3 gene encoding calcium and integrin-binding family member 3 isoform X1, giving the protein MGNKQTVFTPEQLDAYQDCTFFTRKEILRLFYRYRDLAPQLVPLDYTQKPEVTLPYQLIGSMPELKDNPFRQRIAEVFSARGDGNMTLDDFLDMFSVLSEMAPRDLKAYYAFKIYDFNNDDYICKADLEKTVNKLTRNELTPEEVNLVCEKVIYEADADNDGKLSLEDFQHMIVRAPDFLSTFHIRI; this is encoded by the exons ATGGGCAACAAGCAAACCGTTTTCACTCCAGAGCAGCTGGATGCATATCAG gaCTGCACATTCTTCACGAGGAAAGAGATTCTGAG GCTGTTCTACAGATACAGAGACCTCGCCCCCCAGCTGGTTCCACTCGACTACACCCAGAAACCAGAGGTGACACTTCCCTATCAACTCATTGGCAGCATGCCAGAGCTGAAG GACAATCCCTTCCGGCAGCGGATTGCAGAGGTGTTCTCGGCGCGGGGAGATGGCAACATGACCTTGGATGATTTCCTGGACATGTTCTCAGTGCTGAGTGAGATGGCTCCCAGGGACCTGAAAGCTTATTATGCTTTCAAAATTTATG ATTTTAACAACGATGATTACATCTGCAAAGCAGACCTGGAGAAAACTGTTAACAAATTAACCAGGAATGAACTTACCCCAGAAGAAGTCAACCTGGTGTGTGAAAAAGTGATTTATGAAGCTGATGCAGACAATGATGGCAAGCTGTCCTTGGAAGACTTTCAGCACATGATAGTGAGAGCTCCAGATTTCCTCAG CACATTCCACATCCGAATCtga
- the CIB3 gene encoding calcium and integrin-binding family member 3 isoform X2 gives MGNKQTVFTPEQLDAYQDNPFRQRIAEVFSARGDGNMTLDDFLDMFSVLSEMAPRDLKAYYAFKIYDFNNDDYICKADLEKTVNKLTRNELTPEEVNLVCEKVIYEADADNDGKLSLEDFQHMIVRAPDFLSTFHIRI, from the exons ATGGGCAACAAGCAAACCGTTTTCACTCCAGAGCAGCTGGATGCATATCAG GACAATCCCTTCCGGCAGCGGATTGCAGAGGTGTTCTCGGCGCGGGGAGATGGCAACATGACCTTGGATGATTTCCTGGACATGTTCTCAGTGCTGAGTGAGATGGCTCCCAGGGACCTGAAAGCTTATTATGCTTTCAAAATTTATG ATTTTAACAACGATGATTACATCTGCAAAGCAGACCTGGAGAAAACTGTTAACAAATTAACCAGGAATGAACTTACCCCAGAAGAAGTCAACCTGGTGTGTGAAAAAGTGATTTATGAAGCTGATGCAGACAATGATGGCAAGCTGTCCTTGGAAGACTTTCAGCACATGATAGTGAGAGCTCCAGATTTCCTCAG CACATTCCACATCCGAATCtga